The proteins below come from a single Deltaproteobacteria bacterium genomic window:
- a CDS encoding aldo/keto reductase has translation MKTRQLGRTGLRVPPLCLGTMTFGLQSDRDTSFAILDRSLEGGLDFLDTADVYPLGGTLETVGRTEEIIGEWMQLRSNRDRIILATKCRGQMGRGANDVGLSRQHILKACDASLRRLRTDRIDLYQTHFFDADVPIEETLRALEDLVRAGKLRYVGSSNYPAWRLAEALMAARELGAAGYVSVQPRYNLLYRDIETELIPLCISQGIGVLVYNPLAGGFLSGKHKLAPEPEEHGRFTLGAAGKMYRHRYWQEAQFAAVERLKKECDARGVDIVSVAVAWVLAQPGITSAIIGASKPAQLAPSLAAADMTLDDSLREACDAIWWMLPRRPVVDGYR, from the coding sequence ATGAAGACTCGCCAGCTCGGGCGCACGGGCCTGCGCGTGCCGCCGCTCTGCCTCGGCACGATGACGTTCGGCTTGCAGAGTGATCGCGATACGTCGTTCGCGATCCTCGATCGCTCGCTCGAAGGCGGGCTCGACTTCCTCGACACCGCCGACGTGTATCCGCTCGGCGGCACGCTCGAGACGGTCGGCCGCACCGAAGAAATCATCGGCGAGTGGATGCAGCTTCGGAGCAACCGCGACCGCATCATCCTCGCGACGAAGTGCCGCGGGCAGATGGGGCGCGGCGCGAACGACGTCGGCCTCTCGCGCCAGCACATCCTGAAGGCGTGCGACGCGAGCCTGCGCCGGCTGCGCACGGATCGCATCGACCTCTATCAGACGCACTTCTTCGACGCCGACGTGCCGATCGAGGAGACGCTGCGCGCGCTCGAAGATCTCGTGCGCGCGGGCAAGCTGCGGTACGTGGGCTCCTCGAACTACCCGGCGTGGCGGCTCGCGGAAGCGCTGATGGCCGCGCGCGAGCTCGGCGCCGCGGGCTACGTCTCGGTGCAGCCGCGATACAACTTGCTGTACCGCGACATCGAGACGGAGCTGATTCCGCTGTGCATCTCGCAGGGCATCGGCGTGCTCGTCTACAACCCGCTCGCCGGCGGCTTTCTCTCGGGCAAGCACAAGCTCGCGCCCGAACCGGAAGAGCACGGGCGCTTCACGCTCGGCGCGGCGGGCAAGATGTACCGCCACCGCTACTGGCAGGAAGCGCAGTTCGCGGCGGTCGAGCGGCTCAAGAAGGAGTGCGACGCGCGCGGCGTCGACATCGTGAGCGTCGCGGTCGCGTGGGTGCTCGCGCAGCCGGGCATCACGAGCGCGATCATCGGCGCGAGCAAGCCTGCGCAGCTCGCGCCCTCGCTCGCGGCGGCGGACATGACGCTCGACGACTCGCTGCGCGAAGCGTGCGACGCGATCTGGTGGATGTTGCCGCGCAGGCCGGTGGTGGACGGGTATCGGTAG
- a CDS encoding enoyl-CoA hydratase gives MTAARTIETGTSHLLARVEDRVATLTLNRPERRNAFSTEMLEGLGRALEEIELARDVGCVVLTGAGSAFSAGGDVKGMDEGNAPGATSGARENVDARIHAMRRLQRITSGRLYTLAKPVIASLPGAAAGGGFSLALACDLRIAAENALLVTSFARIGFSGDWGGTFLATQIVGSAKARELYYLSDRIEAREALRLGLVNRVVPASELGATVRELALRIAHGPTVAYRLMKENLNRAADGAGMLECLDLEASNLVASSLTEDHREATRAFVERREPVFRGH, from the coding sequence ATGACAGCCGCACGCACGATCGAAACCGGTACCTCGCACCTGCTCGCGCGCGTCGAAGACCGCGTCGCGACGCTCACGCTGAATCGCCCCGAACGCCGGAACGCGTTCTCGACCGAGATGCTCGAAGGCCTCGGGCGCGCGCTCGAAGAGATCGAGCTCGCACGCGACGTCGGCTGTGTCGTGCTGACCGGCGCCGGCAGCGCCTTCAGCGCGGGCGGCGACGTGAAGGGGATGGACGAAGGCAACGCGCCCGGCGCGACGAGCGGCGCACGCGAGAACGTCGACGCGCGCATTCACGCAATGCGCCGACTGCAGCGCATCACCTCGGGACGGCTCTACACCCTCGCGAAGCCCGTGATCGCATCGCTGCCGGGCGCTGCCGCAGGCGGCGGTTTCTCGCTCGCGCTCGCGTGCGACCTGCGCATCGCCGCCGAGAACGCGCTGCTCGTCACTTCGTTCGCGCGCATCGGCTTCTCGGGCGACTGGGGCGGAACGTTCCTCGCAACGCAGATCGTCGGCAGCGCAAAGGCGCGCGAGCTCTACTACCTGAGCGACCGCATCGAAGCGCGCGAGGCGCTGCGGCTCGGGCTCGTCAACCGCGTCGTGCCCGCGAGCGAGCTGGGCGCGACGGTGCGCGAGCTGGCGCTGCGCATCGCGCACGGGCCGACCGTCGCGTACCGGCTGATGAAGGAGAACCTGAATCGCGCGGCCGACGGCGCCGGCATGCTCGAGTGCCTCGATCTCGAGGCGTCGAACCTCGTCGCGTCGAGCCTCACCGAAGATCACCGAGAGGCGACGCGCGCGTTCGTCGAGCGGCGCGAGCCCGTGTTCCGCGGGCACTGA